Proteins encoded within one genomic window of Geitlerinema sp. PCC 9228:
- the serS gene encoding serine--tRNA ligase has protein sequence MLDLKQIRENPETIRDRLRKRGEYDIAPILELDRELRQLQTQRSQLQARSNEIGKQIGQKMRGGGHADDPELAELKAEGNETKRRLGELEPRERELKTQIEQQLLRLPNLPSETTPVGEDETDNVEIRRWGDEYLPQKTSIPHWELGEKLGILDIERAVKVSRSRFVALVGAGAALERALISFMLDRQIQAGYLEVMPPILINSDSMVGTSQLPKFAEESFHIEGDDLWMAPTAEVPVTNLYRDEILNADELPIYHCSYTPCFRREAGSYGQDTRGLIRVHQFNKVELVKIVPPENSAAEHESLVQDAEAILKELQLPYRVMELCTGDLGFGAAKCYDLEVWMPSSEQYREISSCSNFGDFQARRANIRMKEPGKKGTRFAHTLNGSGLAIGRTMAAILENYQQADGKNVRIPDALQPYLHREFLL, from the coding sequence GTGCTAGACCTCAAACAAATTCGAGAAAATCCAGAAACCATTCGCGATCGCCTTCGCAAGCGTGGCGAATACGACATTGCGCCCATTTTAGAATTAGATCGAGAACTGCGACAGTTACAAACGCAGCGATCGCAACTACAAGCGCGCAGCAACGAAATTGGTAAGCAAATCGGACAAAAAATGCGCGGCGGCGGCCATGCCGACGACCCGGAACTTGCCGAACTAAAAGCGGAAGGCAACGAAACCAAACGCCGTCTGGGAGAGTTAGAACCCCGAGAACGGGAACTCAAAACCCAAATCGAACAGCAGCTACTGCGCCTTCCCAACCTTCCCAGCGAAACCACTCCCGTCGGCGAAGACGAAACCGACAACGTGGAAATCCGCCGTTGGGGAGACGAATACCTTCCCCAAAAAACCAGCATCCCCCACTGGGAACTAGGAGAAAAACTCGGTATTTTAGACATCGAACGCGCCGTCAAAGTATCCCGCAGTCGGTTTGTGGCTTTGGTTGGTGCTGGCGCTGCCTTGGAGCGAGCCTTAATTTCTTTCATGCTTGACCGCCAAATTCAAGCGGGATATCTAGAAGTGATGCCCCCCATTCTAATCAACAGCGATTCCATGGTGGGGACCAGCCAGCTACCCAAATTTGCCGAGGAAAGCTTCCATATAGAAGGCGACGACCTGTGGATGGCTCCCACGGCGGAAGTTCCGGTGACCAACCTCTACCGCGACGAAATTTTAAACGCCGACGAACTTCCCATCTATCACTGTTCCTATACCCCTTGTTTTCGGCGGGAAGCTGGCAGCTACGGTCAAGACACCCGCGGTTTAATTCGGGTACACCAGTTTAACAAGGTAGAGTTGGTCAAAATTGTTCCTCCCGAAAACTCTGCCGCAGAACACGAATCTCTCGTTCAAGATGCCGAAGCGATTTTAAAAGAACTGCAACTTCCCTATCGAGTGATGGAACTTTGTACCGGCGATTTGGGCTTTGGGGCTGCCAAGTGCTACGATTTAGAAGTTTGGATGCCTTCTTCCGAGCAATATCGGGAAATTTCTAGCTGCTCGAATTTTGGCGATTTTCAAGCGCGACGCGCCAACATTCGCATGAAGGAACCAGGCAAAAAAGGCACCCGATTTGCTCATACCCTCAACGGGTCGGGATTGGCCATTGGTCGAACCATGGCAGCAATTTTGGAAAATTACCAGCAAGCAGACGGCAAAAACGTACGTATCCCCGATGCGTTGCAGCCTTACCTGCATCGAGAATTTCTGCTGTAG